In Oscillatoria acuminata PCC 6304, a single window of DNA contains:
- a CDS encoding ABC transporter ATP-binding protein: protein MSIIVAEHLSKVYPVAIKQPGMKGTLNHFFKRTYRNIEAVKDVSFQIQPGEVVGFLGPNGAGKTTTLKMLTGLIHPSSGRVEVAGHVPFQRKEAFLQKITLVMGQKQQLLWDLPALDSLRINGVVYGIPEKECRERIGQLTEMLSLEGKLNQPVRKLSLGERMKAELMAALLHNPDVLFLDEPTLGLDVNGQASVREFLREYNQRTGATILLTSHYMADITALCDRVILIYAGQLIYDGSLDGLVERFAPYREVQLELTQAIADPEKLRQQISQYGEVEEIAGQSVRLLVRRDTLTATVSQILIDFEILDLTVTEPPIEEVIGRVFTAGTIA from the coding sequence ATGTCAATCATTGTTGCCGAACATCTCAGTAAAGTTTATCCCGTTGCCATCAAACAACCGGGAATGAAAGGGACTCTCAATCACTTTTTCAAACGGACCTATCGGAATATCGAAGCGGTAAAAGATGTTTCGTTTCAAATCCAACCCGGGGAAGTCGTGGGATTTCTAGGACCTAATGGGGCCGGAAAAACCACCACTTTAAAAATGTTAACCGGGCTAATTCATCCCTCTAGTGGACGGGTGGAGGTGGCGGGTCATGTTCCTTTTCAACGCAAAGAAGCGTTTCTGCAAAAAATTACCTTAGTCATGGGACAAAAGCAACAGTTACTCTGGGATTTACCCGCCTTAGATTCCTTGCGAATTAATGGGGTGGTGTATGGAATTCCCGAGAAAGAATGTCGGGAACGGATTGGTCAATTAACGGAAATGCTGTCTCTGGAAGGAAAGCTCAATCAACCTGTCCGAAAGCTGTCCCTCGGGGAACGGATGAAAGCGGAATTGATGGCGGCATTATTGCACAATCCTGATGTTTTATTTTTGGATGAACCGACCCTGGGATTAGATGTGAATGGACAAGCATCAGTCCGGGAGTTTTTACGCGAATACAATCAACGCACAGGGGCGACGATTTTGTTAACGAGTCATTACATGGCGGATATTACTGCCCTTTGCGATCGCGTGATTTTAATTTATGCAGGTCAACTGATTTATGATGGCAGTTTAGATGGCTTAGTTGAGCGGTTTGCGCCCTATCGTGAGGTGCAGTTAGAGTTAACTCAGGCGATTGCTGACCCGGAAAAATTGCGACAACAAATCTCGCAGTATGGCGAAGTCGAAGAAATTGCGGGTCAGTCGGTGCGATTACTGGTGCGTCGGGATACGCTAACCGCTACGGTGAGTCAGATTTTAATCGATTTTGAAATACTAGATTTGACGGTGACTGAACCCCCGATTGAAGAAGTGATTGGACGAGTCTTTACCGCTGGGACGATCGCCTAA
- a CDS encoding alpha/beta fold hydrolase, giving the protein MLSKRKKSNSKRAQLGQKPAGSVNFPDFIPSPPPRHPLDVIYEQFSKPQLTLILKKDEPSIYVRHTEGQVVRGNYQVEKVFEDKITGFYAEGRIPLLGNVPPVLVIRGYGSWYPLDGVLQDTPEVFIAHLDWQSKAAETQGAVAWITEKYQQGDRPDVIGESLGGKIAQQLGVKYGDRIRSVVTFNPLGVARKLAQSSPHPSVFHYFTLGERYAFWANQGEFIPGTILQISKRGTRSWKYRFTEWLIQRTPSPLEHFKSRHCLGRIIEIIERLVVQLILVYRHNGLIFTHRNPVVRVVNLKELLP; this is encoded by the coding sequence GTGCTATCTAAACGCAAAAAATCCAACTCAAAACGTGCTCAACTCGGTCAAAAACCCGCTGGTTCAGTTAATTTCCCGGATTTCATCCCGTCCCCACCCCCTCGCCATCCTCTAGATGTGATTTATGAACAGTTTAGTAAACCCCAACTGACCTTAATTTTAAAAAAAGATGAACCCTCGATTTATGTCCGTCATACCGAGGGCCAAGTTGTCCGAGGAAACTATCAGGTAGAAAAAGTATTTGAAGATAAAATTACAGGATTTTATGCCGAGGGTCGGATTCCTTTATTGGGGAATGTACCGCCGGTATTAGTGATTCGGGGATATGGGTCTTGGTATCCGTTGGATGGGGTCCTTCAAGATACGCCAGAGGTGTTTATTGCTCATCTTGATTGGCAATCGAAAGCGGCGGAAACCCAAGGTGCAGTCGCTTGGATTACGGAAAAATATCAACAGGGCGATCGCCCGGACGTGATTGGCGAAAGTCTTGGCGGCAAAATTGCCCAGCAACTGGGGGTTAAATACGGCGATCGCATTCGGTCCGTCGTCACCTTTAATCCATTAGGAGTTGCCCGAAAGTTAGCCCAATCTAGCCCCCATCCCTCAGTATTTCATTACTTTACCCTCGGGGAACGCTATGCATTTTGGGCCAATCAAGGGGAATTCATTCCCGGGACAATTTTACAAATCTCTAAACGGGGAACTCGGTCCTGGAAATACCGATTCACCGAATGGTTGATTCAGCGGACTCCCTCCCCACTGGAACATTTTAAAAGTCGCCATTGTTTAGGTCGAATCATCGAAATTATTGAGCGTCTGGTTGTCCAATTGATTCTCGTTTATCGTCATAATGGGTTGATTTTTACCCATCGCAATCCCGTGGTTCGCGTTGTAAATTTAAAAGAGTTGCTCCCCTGA